ATAAACAGCGTCGAAGATCTTCTGTATCACATCCCGCGCAGATATTTAGACCGCAGCACCATAACGCCAATAGATGAGCTTCAGATAAACTCCAGGGCAACGGTGATGGGAACAGTTGAATCCTACGGGATAAAAAGATGGAGAACTCCTCAGTTCTGGGTTATCCTAAGAGACGAGAAAAGCTTTCTGAAATTAGTCTGGTTTTCCGGGATCAAATATATTCAGAACAAGTTCAAAGAGGGGGATACAGTTGTGGCTTCTGGAGAGGTGCGGAGTTTCTATGGCCTGCAGATGCCTCACCCGGAGTTCGAGATAGTCTCAGGCAAAGGGGAGAAGTTAATCCATACCGGCAGGGTAATCCCGCTTTATCCATCCACCTCCGAGTTAAAAAATGTCTACCTGGACAGTCGCGGATTCCGCAGGACTATTAGCTATCTCCTGGAAAACCTTTTTCCCCAGATTCAGGAAACTCTACCCGCCAGGGTAAGAGAAGAGCTTGAACTTCCTTCATTGGACTGGTCTTTAAAAACAATCCATTTTCCGGATTCCATAGAGGATGCTTCAAAGGCAAGAAAAAGGTTAGCCTTTGAAGAGCTTTTCTACCTGGAGTTACTTTTAGCTTTGCGAAAAAGACATTTGGGGTTAAAAGAGAAGGGCTCGATCTTCAACCGACCCGGGGAGATGGTAAAGAGGTTTTTGGAGAGCCTCCCTTTTGAGTTAACTCAGGATCAAAGGAAAGTTTTAAATGAGATCTATCAGGACGTCTCCTCAGGTAAAGCTATGCAACGGCTTTTGCAGGGGGATGTTGGCTCAGGTAAGACTATCGTGGCACTCATATCCATGCTGATGGCAATAGAAAACGGTTACCAGACAGCCATTATGGCGCCAACTGAGGTTTTAGCAGAGCAACATTATCTGAGTCTTTCCTCCTTGTTGGAGCCGCTGAGGATTGAACCTGTGCTTTTAACCAGTTCAGTCAAACCCGGGGAAAGAAAGGGGATTCTGGGAAAAATCTCTTCAGGAAAGGGAAAGATTATAGTCGGCACACACGCCCTGATTCAAAAAGAGGTAAATTTCAACAGGCTGGGTCTGGCAGTGATAGATGAGCAGCATCGTTTCGGGGTGATGCAGAGGCTAAGTCTGAAGCTAAAAGGTGAATCGCCTCACCTTCTGGTTATGACCGCAACCCCTATCCCCCGTTCCTTAGCCCTGACAGTCTATGGGGATTTGGATATCTCGGTGATTAACCAGATGCCGCCGGGCAGAAAAAAGATTGAGACCAGACTTTTAGATGAAAATTCCTCTGAGAAAGGTTATATTTTCTTAGAAGAGGAGCTTAAAAAAAAGAGGCAGACATATATCGTTTATCCTCTGATCGAGGAATCAGAGAAAGCTGATTTAAAAGCAGCAACTGAGGGGTATCAGTTTCTCCAGGAGAAAATATTCCCCCACAGAAAAATAGCTTTGCTTCACGGCAGGATAAAAAGGGAAGAAAGGGAAAGGATAATGAAGGCTTTTCGTTCCGGGGATTACGATATCTTAGTCTGCACCACAGTAATCGAAGTAGGCTTGGATGTCTCCAATGCCACTTTGATGTTGATAGAGCATGCGGAGAGGTTCGGACTTTCCCAGCTTCACCAGTTAAGGGGAAGGATTGGCAGGGGC
This portion of the Candidatus Zixiibacteriota bacterium genome encodes:
- the recG gene encoding ATP-dependent DNA helicase RecG produces the protein MRAASTVDAQSLAGRPRKLDLQSPVQYLKGIGPVKAEALATIGINSVEDLLYHIPRRYLDRSTITPIDELQINSRATVMGTVESYGIKRWRTPQFWVILRDEKSFLKLVWFSGIKYIQNKFKEGDTVVASGEVRSFYGLQMPHPEFEIVSGKGEKLIHTGRVIPLYPSTSELKNVYLDSRGFRRTISYLLENLFPQIQETLPARVREELELPSLDWSLKTIHFPDSIEDASKARKRLAFEELFYLELLLALRKRHLGLKEKGSIFNRPGEMVKRFLESLPFELTQDQRKVLNEIYQDVSSGKAMQRLLQGDVGSGKTIVALISMLMAIENGYQTAIMAPTEVLAEQHYLSLSSLLEPLRIEPVLLTSSVKPGERKGILGKISSGKGKIIVGTHALIQKEVNFNRLGLAVIDEQHRFGVMQRLSLKLKGESPHLLVMTATPIPRSLALTVYGDLDISVINQMPPGRKKIETRLLDENSSEKGYIFLEEELKKKRQTYIVYPLIEESEKADLKAATEGYQFLQEKIFPHRKIALLHGRIKREERERIMKAFRSGDYDILVCTTVIEVGLDVSNATLMLIEHAERFGLSQLHQLRGRIGRGEEQSYCILKFSKLVSEEARKRLQILSSTSDGFKISEADLKLRGPGEFFGTRQHGLPDFKIADLSEDLELLFKARDWAFKIVQEDGDLSSKENLCLRNKFIRNYKDKFKLADIG